In Rosa rugosa chromosome 4, drRosRugo1.1, whole genome shotgun sequence, the genomic stretch TACTGACATCCGTGTGAGAATATAATTAtactgatatccgtgtgagaATATAATTTTCATACTGATTTCCGTGTGAAAATTGGAATGACAATTGACATGACAGTAGTAGATGACCGACGTAAATACACACGGACATCCGTAAGAGTTGGAAGTgcatttcacacggatatcagtaGCTATACTTCTTAAAACTAGATGATTGATAAGAAGTGTGCCATTGTTATTCTCTGTCATTGTTTTCATTTGTTGAGCTGCATAGATGATGAAGACGAAGACTGTGAATGATTTCAGTTGATTAATAGAATTCAGGTATTAATTTCCACTTCCCTTACCCTCAGATTATATATTTCAAGTAAATATGATATGATGGTGTGTTCATGAATGATTTTAGGATGTTCATGATCAtgatatatgatatatatatagattttttATGTGGAAAAACAAATTCATGATCATGATATGTGGAAAGACATAATTTGAAGAGTAAAAGTCTATAAAAGTTGTTGTTTGGATCATTGGTTTACTCTATATAGAAAATaagactaatttcagtttacccccctgaggttaggggtcgtcatcatgttagtccctgtactctcaaatttcgtcatccgtgtccaatttctactattccgtccaatttggaccgttaagtctgacttttgagggctaaaatggtcatttcaagaccaaaaaaaaaaactaaaaaaaaaaaaagattttttttttttttgcattttttttctttttttttttttttgcattttttttattcatcatGCATGTGTGatttattaatgaattttttCATAATGCAGTGATTCTTTACCGAAGGAGCGAGTAATTGAGCAATATGGACAAATATTGGGTGTTTCTCGATCGGGACActgatgaatatatttttggGCTCCGTGCATTTATCAACCATGCACAAGCTATCTCCCTTGTTCCTAATAGAATCTATTGCCCTTGTAAAGAATGTAAAAACCGGTGGAGACAATCTGTGAAAGATGTGGAAAACCATATACGTTGTGTAGGCATGTGGAATGACTATGTAAACATGCCTTGGACCGCACACGGCGAGCAATTACCCCTAATAAATGAACTTGATGTAGCAGGTTCGTCTGCCCCACAAGATATTATGCCAGAAGATGATATGGCTAATATGTTGCAGGATGCTTTTGGGTTTCATGATGATACTACCATGCCTCCATCCTCTTTAGAGACAGGTGGAGGTCATGACTCTCGTCCAACCCCAGATGCCAATAAATTCTACAAGCTACTGGATGATGTAGATACTGATCTTTTTCCTGGAGCACGAATGAAGAAGCTTGAATTTCTAGTAAGGTTATATAAGATTAAGTGTTTGCACTCAAATAGTGATGTATCTTTTTCTGAGACTCTAGATCTATTGAGAGACACATTTCCTGCAAATATGACTCTCCCAAAAAGTTTTTACAAGACAAAAAAATTGATCAAGGACATCGGTTTGTCGTATGAAAAAATTGATGCATGTCCGAATGATTGTATGTTGTATTGGAAAGAGCATGAAAATGATACAAGTTGTCAAGTTTGTGGTATTAGCAgatggaaaaagaagaagaatggcaaTGAAGTTGGTGGAAAACCAAAAGCTGCTAAGATTTTACGTTATTTTCCATTGGGTCCTCAATTGCAACGTTTATATATGTCACGTCATACTGCAGATTCGATGTCTTGGCATTCAAAATTAAGGACTAAAGATGGGGTACTTCGACATCCTGTTGATTCTCCAGCTTGGGCAAAGTTAGATGAAAAATATCCAGAATTTGGTAGCGAGTGTCGTAATGTTCGTCTGGGTTTGGCTAGTGACGGATTTAACCCTTTTGGAATGATGAGCTCTTCATATAGTACTTGGCCTGTTGTGATGTCTGTCTATAATCTACCTCCTTGGTTATGCATGAAGCAACCATACTTGTTCTTGTCATTGTTCATACCAGGCCCAAAGGGACCCGGTAATAATATTGATGTGTATTTACAACCACTCGTGGAAGAGCTAAAGATGTTGTGGACTGAAGGGATTGAGACATATGATGCATTCAAGAAAGAGAAATTTACCATGCGAGCTGCTATGTTGTGGACTATAAATGATTTTCTTGCATATGCCATGTTATCCGGTTATAGCACAAAAGGTTACAAAGCTTGTCCAGTGTGTGCTGAAGATACAGAGTCTGTTAGGCTAGTGAATTGTCAAAAAGAATGTTATATGGGACATCGAAGATGGTTGAATGATAATCATCGGTACCGTGGGTGGAAAAATAATTTCAATGGTGCTGTAGAACGAAGGCCTCGCCTGAAGCCTATGACGGGTTCTGATTGTCTACGAGCAACGCATGGCTTGACAATTCAATTTGGGAatgggaagaggaagaaaattcCTCGAAAACGTAAGCGTATATCTGAAGGACCACCTGAGCAGGAATTTGGTAATTGGAGGAAGAGAAGTATATTTTTTGAATTGCCTTATTGGGAGCATCTTTTATTGCGCCATAATCTAGATGTCATGCATATCGAGAAGAATGTCACTGATAGTGTTGTTGGCACCTTACTTGGAGTAAAAGGGAAAAGCAATGATAGTAAAAATGCTCGAAACGACATGGTTCTTCTCAATGTCAAGAATAGTCTACATCCTGTGGCTGAAGGTGACAACTTAAGATATCCTCCAGCTAACTTTAATTTGTTAAAGGAAGAGAAAACGATGATATGTGAAGTTATGGCTGACTATCGACCACCGGACGGCTGGTCTTCCAATATTAGCAACTGTGTCAGAGTTGAAGAAAGAAAACTAATTGGGTTAAAGAGTCACGATTGTCATATTTTGAtgcaatatgtgttaccaatTGTCATTCGTCGGCCCATTAAGTGTAAAACACTTATTAAAGTGCTCTTAGAGTTGAGTGGATTTTTCAGACAATTGTGCACAAAGGTCGGTTCAAAACCTTACTCGAAGATCTATCGAGGAAGATTGCCTTAACGTTATGTGACTTGGAATCTATAATGCCACCCTCATTTTTTGACATAATGGAGCACTTACCCATTAATTTGGCTGATGAAGCAGCAATAGGAGGCCCAGTTCAGTATCGATGGATGTATCCCATCGAAAGGTAAATTTAATTTGATAAGTTATGAATGAATAATATATTTATCGCTTGGCttgattaaattaaattattaTTGTTTAGGTATTTGCACACTTTGAAAGAGTACGTTCGCAATAAGGCTCATCCCGAAGGAAGCATTGCAGAAGGATACATAATAGATGAGTGTCTCTCATTTTGTACTATGTATTTATTAGGTGATACTGAATCAGGACGAACTAGACTATCTCGTAATGCTGATGACCCTAATAACATCGTCAGACCTGGATTGCCACTGTTTGTTACAAAGGGACGAGCTTTAGAAAGTCCACAAAAGTTTGTGTTAACTGATGAGGAGAAGCAACGAGCTCATACGCATGTGTTGCTTAACTGTCCAGAAATTGACAACCACCTGAAGTAATATTTGTATTATATTGTCATTTTTTAGCATGTTAGTTAAATTAAAATGATTTGGTTGATTGATATATAATGtcctcatttttatttttcaataatAGGGAACATGTGGAAATAGAGAAAGGGAAAAGAGGTCGACGTTCTTTGCAAGACTCGGAAAGATTggcaaatttatcttttttcaaatattttaagaGCACGGTAAATTCTCATATATAAATGATATTATTCGATACTTtgtcttttatttgttaattactAATTTAAATAATGACAATTCGATCCCCTGTGTGGTAATTGTTATCTTCTTGTGTAGATAAGAGAAAAGATTAATCAAGGTGATAGGAACATTGATCCTGATATTTGTGCTTTAGCGGAAGGACCAGACAATGAAGCCAAACGGTACAAAAAATATGTCATTAATGGTTGTCGCTTTCATGTGAAGTCAGTTGATACTAGTTCTACATATCAAAATAGTGGTATTTTTGTCAATGCTGGAAGTAATTGCTATGCTACTGTCAATGACCGCCAACCGAGAGATGACACGGATGATTATTATGGCGTATTGATAGATATCATAGAATTGGACTATCACAATGGTAGGAAAGTATTGCTATTTGAGGGGGATTGGATTGATGGTCGGACCCAACATCGAGGATTGAAAAAGGATGAGTTTGGATTCATATTGGTAAACTTTAATCATTTGCTTCCACCAACCGATACTTTTATTTTTGCTTCTCAAGCACAACAAGTTTTTTATATAAAAGATCCTATTGATACTGACTGGGAGGTTGTTGTGAAGACGAAACCAAGAGACTTTTTTGATATGGGTGTAGATCTCGATCCAGAATCGTAAGCACATCAACAAATAGCCCCAATGGAAAAAGAAGATGTGGCAATAGCGCGCACAGACGTATCAGGAGTTAATTTAGATTAGACATAGCTTCATCCAGTGCCCAATCTTAATCTTTTGCTTCTGGTTACTTTGTCATTTTCATTGTGCggttttgtaaatttttttaattaatatgtTTTATGTAGTTGTTAAAATGTTTACTATTTTTTGTTAATGACAAAATGATGATATTTCCCTACAAGTGATGAATATAGACGGtgtggttttattttattttattgaatATATGAATATACTAAATATTATTAGGATCAATAAAACTTAGTATATTGATACATTCAATAAAAAcatattctgaaaatttaggCGGGTCGATCGAATTTAGTCCCGCtccatattttcattttcacacGGATGATAGTGAATATAGTTTTAAATGCCAATATTGATGTATAGAAGAGCGCGCTTGCTCTAAAGAGAGAAAAAGGAATTTTTGGACCGCCAGAGACCGCAAAGCCCAATCTCTATGGTGAAGAACaatcgatattgagattttacTGGGCTACAGATTGCAAGCGTGAAGGCCAATAGCAGGGAAGAGTCTGGTGAAATAGCATTCTccaacaagaagaagaacaatCGCAGAGGTTATGATTGaattttgcttttgtttgtttggttttgtttttctttgttttaagtTGGGTCTTAGTTGCATTCTATCTGGGTTATTCTTCAATTTGGTATTTGGTATAGTTCTATGATCATTGCTGATGCTGGGTCTGCTTTGggtgcttctgcttctgcttttacGTTACTAAAAATCGAAGTTTTACTAGTTTTAATCCATTTAACGACAATAGTCACAATACTCATTACTCAATAGCATAATGTGTATCCGTTTGGCATATACTACTAATCCCCGAGGCTCTGAGCATCCCAAACTAGTGAAGAAGGGAaacaaagaagaggaaaacaTGAAAAGCATTCAGCTTGGACAGAAGTTCCATATTTTCAAGAAGTTGGGAGAAGATGAAGTAGCGAGCATCAGCTCTCAAAATAGCAATTCATGGTGACGCCCACCAACTGTTTGATGAAATGTGTCCAAACAAATGCAAGAAAGAACCCACAGATTTAATTTTTTTCGATATTAGTGTCCACATTGAAGCTGTGGGAGGTAGGCACAACAGCTTTAGATATACGGAATTGTAGTTGGTGATGTCATTTGCTTAAAGATTGGAGTTCACATTCGAGCTAATCATGATAGAGGAGAATAACCATAGCCAGAATCAGAATCTGTTCTTGCGTTTTGGTGTCTGAAATCGCTCATTTATATACTTGGATGCTGAGCAATTCTTAGGTTGCTGTTTGGGTGTCCTGAGTAATTCTTAGGTTGCTGTTTGGGTTAGAATTCTTATTTTGTCTTAACAACAAGAGGTTAGAGTGATCAAAGAACCTATATGCATCAGTTTAACAACCTTAGACTGAGCAGTAACCTCAAACATTAGTTTGTAGGCATTGGAGAAAGCTAGAACAAGTTCCTGCATTATAATCACTAGTTAACTTTGAGCAACCATATCCTTTGATCTAGACCTTCATTTTAGAAACCATTTGCATGTGTTGAAAGCTTATAATGTAAGTGTTAGTATAAAATATTGTTGGCATTCCAAAACCTACTATACCAGCCGTGTGAAGTATAAGGAAGTGTGAAGTATAAGGAATTGTTTCAAAGGAAGTGTGGTGTGGACGTGTGGTTGCTTTGCTCTTTCATACGTGTTAAAGAATGaataaattgtttaattgtatTGTGGAGAAAATGCTGTCAAAAGAACAAAGCCTCGGGTCTTCTTCTCCTTCACGTGTGGCCCAAAAAGAAAATCCCTTTGTTTAATCTTATGGGGTTGAACATAGCAGACAAAGCATAAAGTTGTTGGCATATAATTATATTTGTAGACTTGCTTTTGTTGCATGCTTGAAAAGACCAAAAGCTGAAGAATGTCGTGCACCTCCATCTCCTCCACATGAACAACCTTTCTGTCGCAAAACAAGGAAAATCAATTGCATCTGGTTTTCCATTTGTTTTCTCCTTCATGGAGAACTGGTTGTCCATACACAAAAGGTGGAAGAGGACAACAACGGGCTCCATCTTTCCATCATGGAAACCTTGCTGTTAAAGAAGAGATTTCGATCTAGTCTTGCTGTTCATCTTGCTGTCCAATGATGAACACGGTTGTGGGAAGCAATTGGTTCCCATCTCGTCTTGCTGTCCACTTGATGCAATCATGAAGACCTTGCTGTCTAAGATGGAAGTGGCGAGCAAGTGCATCTGGACCTCGTGGTCTTACTCCAACCGAGCTGAAGAAACTTGGTTATTgttcctcctatatatataggagttctGTGGTTCTTCAAGTCATTGAAATCGTGTTGAGTTTCAATCCCTTGATTGTAAAAGAGTCAGACTCTTTGTTGCTCTGttttgttccatgttgaaaacagTTTGTGAGTCTGTCCAGTAAGGATTGCAGCAGTCATTGCAATCCCACAGTTAAATGTGTAGTCTGTCCAGTATGGATTGCAGCAGTCAGTGCAATCCCAGATTGTAAGTTAGTCAGTTCAGGAGGGATTGCCGCGGTCAGTGCAATACCTGAGTTGTAACTTTGTAATCTGTTTTGATTAGTGAAtcattgggttctcaagagttagagccccgcagtgtttttgatctcaattgaggttttcactgcgtgacCAATGTTGTTGTGTTATGCATATTCTCTGTTCTTGATTATGTAGAGATTATAATCTGTCATTCTTTCTGGAGCTTGTACATCCTTGAATTTAcaattggcatcagagcgggttctaaagAGTTTTAGTTGATCCGTGATCAAGGATGGAACATCAACGTGACAGAGCCTCCAGCTCCATTAACTGTCCACCATTATTTGATGGAGAAGATTACTCAcaatggaagattatgatgaGGGCATTTCTCTACTCTCAAGATGAAAATATGTGGAATATAGTAGAAATTGGTTGGGAACATCCAACCATGGCAGAAGACTCCAAGAAAGAAGAAGTGAGTTCTGCAAGAATTCCTAAGCCTAGAAAGGAATGGACAAAGGAGGAGGTTCATGACAGAAATTGTGATTTCAAGGCACGAAATTCATTATTCACAGCTCTATCCAAGAAGGAGAGAATGAGAATCAGCCACTGTGACACTGCCAAACAAGCATGGGATCTTCTCCAAGTCACCTATGAAGGTAATAAAAAGGTTAGAGGGCAGAAACTTCAACGACTAGTTTTGGAATTTGAGAATATGTCAATGACTGAAGATGAATCAATCGACGACTTTCATGCTCGGCTTCTCAATGTGACAAGTCAATGTCGGAGCTTGGATGATCCATTTGAGGAGCACCGAATTGTCAAGAAGCTTCTTAGGTCTCTTCCTTCAAAATTCCAGGCCAAACAGATTGCCATTGAGGAGGCTCAGGATCTAGATACCTACACTCTTGACGAACTGGTGGGAAATCTCAAAACTTTTGAGATGAGACTCAAACCGGATAAAAAGGTAAAAGATGTTGCTTTTTCTTCCATTAATGATAAAGATGATATTGTTGATGATTCTATGGATTTAACTTTGTTGACAAAAGAGTTTAAAAATTTTCTGAATGATAAAAACTCATTTGGAAACACCTCAAGAAACTTTTCTGACACAAAGAGAGGTCAAGAATTTGAGAATCGTTTTGATAAAAATTCAAAGTTTGCCAAATTTGCTCAAAAGAAAAGTTTTCCTGACAAACCTAAATGCTATGAAtgtggtggaattggacatTTTGCTGCTAACTGTGGTAACAGGAGATATAATTCACGTGGCGACAAAGCTTTAAAATCCACAtggagtgatagtgatgaaggATCTCAATCGGATTctgaagaggtaaatcttgctcttacttcttCCCTTAATATTGATTTATCCGATGAGTCTGATATTGAAGTTGAAGCTTTTGATGAGGAGACGAATGAAAAGTATAAGCAATTGTACAATGCTTCAAAAATTGTTCTTaagaaaaatttcaaacttaaGGAAGAAATTGAGtcattaagaaaagaaaaaaatgaatctGAGCTaaattttgattcttgcttgAAAGAATGGGAAGAAGAGCGTACTGACCTTGttgataagattaaagttttgcagggtGAGGTCAAGTCTCAAGATTGGGACAAGGAACATGATGATCTTATTAACAAGATCAAAATCTTGCAGGTTGAAGTTAAGGCTCAGTCTACTCTAAATATTTCACTAacatttgaaaatgaaaaattgcaGGATGAGCTATCTAAAGTCAGGAAAGCTTCAACAAATTCTCTATAGGGTCGGAAAAGGTCTCTAGGATGATTGGCTTTGGTAAAGCTCATTCTAACAAAGAAGGATTAAGGTATGAAGGTGAGTCATGCAAGCCCTTGACCTTTGTAAAAAGTCTGGATTGTGAAAATTCTTTGGGTCAGTCATAAACTTTAAATGACAATGATTCTGATCCTAAGTTGTCCAgaagatcaaaaccaaatttAGACTTCCAAACCCATCAGAGAGTTGCTCAGGTAAGTTCTAACAAGCACACATGCGTGCATCAGCCTAGATATGTTCACAACCCCAAAAGGTTCATTCCCACTTGTCATCATTGTGGTAAAATAGGGCACATTCGTCCTAGATGTAATTTGCTCCGCAGGGAATCTCAAAAATGCAGGAAACAGAAGGAACTCAGCTCTACAGCTTCTTTACAAGCTGAGTTGAAAGAACATCTGAAGTTGATAAACAGGATTGCAGTGTGTATTGCAATCCCCAAAGAGCAGAatttgaagcagaagcaaatttggattaaaaaaggttctAATAATTGTCTTTCTGCTCATATGGATAAACTTGATAACATGTTTGAACTTGCTTCTGTTCCTATTAAACACAAATTCGCTGATTCGGTTACTAAGTCCTTAGACACAGCTCGATTTGAATCTCTTAGAAGCGACATTGGTGGGTGCTttaagtattgatactctcacttcacTTGATCCTTTCTGCATGCATTCATATTGTATGATCTCATTGTAGTATAAGTGCATTGCTCTTTTTATTtctgtattttttatttttctggtttcTGGAGAATCAGGATTGCATGTGTGGTTTGTATCCCGAAGTGTCTGACAGATTCATTtaaacttagattgacaaggttTCTACTCCCTTCCTTAAATATGAGTGTGATGAGATGATTAGCATGTTTTGAACTTGTTCTTGCATCACTGTGTAATCTCGAACATGATcaacatattctctatcacTTTGTAtgatcacatgcacacatactcctTGTGGTGGTAAGTAATATTCTTGGTTGACTTGTTCTGTCCACACATATGAAGTTGTTAAAATGTTATTATTGCTCCTAGTTAAAAAGGTACAATATATTtggagcatggccaggctattcccaaagtaaacaggccttggtcgtgacgaacgatataaggattgggaagaaaagggaatggtttggtcaccccggtggtatgtaaaactattgactcgagttgatgtgtcctttgggatgtccttgttacatctagtaccctaaagtcatctgacttgggagctgctgGCATAAAACTCATTACATGAGTCTTAGTTTTCTTGTGAAAAACTATATGTTGTGTGaaaaggcaaaagaaaaaaaaaaaatttaaaaattgtgCCCACACGGAGATATAAGGGGGAATATCTATGTTGTTAATTTATTCTCTTCGTGTGTGTGTTCTAATTTCAAGGATTCTAAGAATGTTACACACTCCATCTTGAGTTATGTTCACTTACACAACAAAGGTATAGAATACTTGATCATCTTCCAGCTTACCTTGTGGTTGTCAAAAATGGTTTAGTCATGTGACCTTATCTTGTTGCATTCATGTTTATGGTTTTGTGGTCGTACTCTTGTCTGAAAAGCTATGCAAATTGAATATGTTTTTAACTCTTGGATAcaaacccactcattgtgtgcTTGCATTTCATTTTTGCATCCTTCATAACATGATCCCGTTTAGGGGGAGTATTGATATTTGGACTATTTTCCTCTGATTGTTTCTTCTTGGGTTGGTGTCTCGTGAGCAACATCTACAGGTAATTCTTCTTCTACATTGCTTCCGCTACATAGttgcctttgtcattcctagacaaaaagggggagaagatATTTGTTGACATTTGTTGACATTCTGTTTTGTTTTCCTGGTTTATGTTGCTTAAATTGGCTAGACTTCTTTATGGTTTGAACTAGTCGGTTAAATTGCTACTACATGGCTTATTGAATTGCAGTTTCATGTCTTGATCATAGTATTTGTTTTTCACAAAGTGTGTGATAAAGATTTCAGGAACAGAGGATTCTCAAGTACTTATTGAGGGGGAGTTGATCTAGATTATAGTAGTTTTGtttaggaatgccaaagggggagattgttagtataAAATATTGTTGGCATTCCAAAACCTACTATACCAGCCATGTGAAGTATAAGGAAGTGTGAAGTATAAGCAATTGTTTCAAAGGAAGTGTGGTGTGGACGTGTGGTTGCTTTGCTCTTTCATACGTGTTAAAGAATGaataaattgtttaattgtatTGTGGAGAAAATGCTGTCAAAAGAACAAAGCCTCGGGTCTTCTTCTCCTTCACGTG encodes the following:
- the LOC133744304 gene encoding uncharacterized protein LOC133744304, with the protein product MEHQRDRASSSINCPPLFDGEDYSQWKIMMRAFLYSQDENMWNIVEIGWEHPTMAEDSKKEEVSSARIPKPRKEWTKEEVHDRNCDFKARNSLFTALSKKERMRISHCDTAKQAWDLLQVTYEGNKKVRGQKLQRLVLEFENMSMTEDESIDDFHARLLNVTSQCRSLDDPFEEHRIVKKLLRSLPSKFQAKQIAIEEAQDLDTYTLDELVGNLKTFEMRLKPDKKVKDVAFSSINDKDDIVDDSMDLTLLTKEFKNFLNDKNSFGNTSRNFSDTKRGQEFENRFDKNSKFAKFAQKKSFPDKPKCYECGGIGHFAANCGNRRYNSRGDKALKSTWSDSDEGSQSDSEEVNLALTSSLNIDLSDESDIEVEAFDEETNEKYKQLYNASKIVLKKNFKLKEEIESLRKEKNESELNFDSCLKEWEEERTDLVDKIKVLQGEVKSQDWDKEHDDLINKIKILQVEVKAQSTLNISLTFENEKLQDELSKVRKASTNSL